A region of Deinococcus rubellus DNA encodes the following proteins:
- a CDS encoding single-stranded DNA-binding protein has protein sequence MSIQIHLVGPLGTSISIEVQEEREIFPALRKYGKSGWSSGDLPAGGVSLPLGMADIFDWNLIGARPYTNAEGEQAVMYRGQSYKRRELDEVDTKKIKLPKIVKYSRGARPTDLPHLKEGEEGGVQYVTLITFRGGGKVLDAYVDQNKVASQPG, from the coding sequence ATGTCCATTCAGATTCACCTCGTGGGGCCGCTGGGCACCAGTATCAGCATCGAAGTTCAGGAGGAGCGCGAGATCTTTCCGGCGCTTCGCAAGTACGGGAAGTCCGGCTGGAGCAGCGGAGACCTGCCTGCCGGGGGCGTGTCGCTGCCGCTCGGCATGGCCGACATCTTCGACTGGAACCTGATCGGCGCGCGGCCCTATACCAACGCTGAGGGCGAACAGGCAGTGATGTACCGGGGCCAGAGCTACAAGCGCCGCGAACTCGACGAGGTAGACACCAAGAAGATCAAGTTGCCCAAGATCGTCAAGTACTCGCGCGGTGCTCGCCCCACCGATCTGCCGCATCTCAAGGAAGGCGAGGAGGGCGGGGTGCAGTACGTCACGCTGATCACCTTCCGGGGCGGCGGCAAGGTGCTTGACGCCTATGTGGACCAGAACAAGGTGGCCAGCCAGCCGGGATAA